From one Lycium barbarum isolate Lr01 chromosome 6, ASM1917538v2, whole genome shotgun sequence genomic stretch:
- the LOC132598735 gene encoding kinetochore protein NDC80 homolog, whose translation MRGAAGRRRTNSVVPDRRHHPPPTPINFSTGNRDSDASFASSRPSSIGINSRSSAIPISDRSYQLSAMRTINAYLSSHSLPNLKAPLPSAKDITETLKFILSRFGFSSLESHKLEDNLQSLLKSLNCPVKLNKSALRAPGTPHSWPSLLAAIHWLVQLCKFDDYKLSSGQPFASENKELNYTIESYLHYFRGKDEQVDELDRQFIQEVEQERERLVEKVSVLEGNVKAQEEKLDAMRTGPTEREVLEKEKNALEEDVKKFHAIIKQLERHIVTMEKMVDEKVKGLETKVVEKESICAENEELKKRVEEQGINSRDADRMKRELHAVERDIEGIENQRIEWEEKAWDLDSSIGNMYKKLEELMIECNQSLRRLKLGNEFQYQLNPQGSSPAEVLGIDYKKTLKPTLASFEDEMKKSSMGKMEELISLQQQSVEKATKVESKRNRLAALQAHIDNLEAQLDLVKKERQDFTSNCATEARRLVEEVETETRKLDQVEREAADFLKASKAKLQETIAQTEEDVQLCARELFAVVDSVSKYKEYITSKVTMMKNDLAETAGAIADMHKVGLPGSDAIR comes from the exons ATGAGAGGCGCTGCCGGACGGCGTCGTACGAACTCTGTAGTGCCTGATCGGCGACATCATCCACCGCCAACTCCGATCAATTTCTCCACCGGCAACCGTGATTCCGACGCAAGTTTCGCTAGTAGCCGCCCTTCATCTATCGGTATTAACTCCCGTTCCTCTGCTATCCCTATCTCCGATCGCTCGTATCAACTCTCTGCTATGCGTACAATTAACGCTTATCTTTCCTCTCACTCTCTCCCTAATCTCAAAGCTCCTCTCCCTTCTGCTAAAGATATCACCGAAACCCTAAAATTCATCCTCTCTCGTTTCGGGTTTTCCTCGCTAGAGTCGCATAAACTCGAAGATAATTTACAATCCTTACTGAAATCCCTAAATTGCCCTGTGAAATTGAATAAATCTGCGTTACGTGCCCCTGGGACCCCTCACTCTTGGCCTAGTTTACTTGCTGCTATTCACTGGCTTGTTCAGTTGTGTAAATTTGATGACTACAAGTTGAGTTCGGGTCAACCGTTTGCTTCGGAGAATAAGGAGTTGAATTATACTATTGAGAGTTATTTGCATTACTTTAGGGGGAAAGATGAACAAGTTGATGAATTGGATCGTCAATTTATACAAGAGGTGGAACAAGAAAGGGAAAGGTTGGTTGAGAAAGTGAGTGTTTTGGAAGGGAATGTGAAGGCTCAAGAGGAGAAGTTGGACGCGATGAGGACGGGGCCCACGGAACGAGAGGTGTTGGAGAAGGAGAAGAACGCGTTGGAGGAAGACGTTAAGAAGTTTCATGCGATAATTAAGCAGTTAGAAAGGCATATAGTGACAATGGAGAAGATGGTGGATGAGAAAGTGAAAGGGTTAGAGACTAAGGTTGTAGAGAAGGAGAGTATTTGTGCGGAGAAcgaggagttgaagaagagggTGGAGGAGCAAGGGATTAATTCTAGGGACGCGGACAGGATGAAGAGGGAGTTGCACGCTGTGGAAAGGGATATTGAGGGTATTGAGAACCAGAGGATTGAATGGGAGGAGAAGGCTTGGGACCTTGACTCATCGATTGGGAACATGTATAAGAAGCTTGAGGAGCTAATGATCGAGTGCAACCAATCTTTAAGGAG gttAAAGCTAGGAAATGAATTTCAGTATCAATTGAATCCCCAAGGGTCCTCTCCAGCGGAGGTATTAGGTATAGATTACAAAAAAACATTAAAGCCCACTCTTGCATCCTTTGAAGATGAGATGAAAAAGAGTTCCATGGGGAAAATGGAAGAGTTGATATCTCTCCAGCAACAGTCAGTTGAGAAGGCTACGAAAGTAGAGTCAAAGAGGAATCGTCTAGCTGCTCTCCAGGCTCACATTGATAAT TTGGAAGCTCAGTTGGACTTGGTAAAGAAGGAAAGACAGGACTTCACATCTAATTGTGCAACAGAAGCTAGAAGGCTAGTTGAGGAAGTTGAAACAGAGACTCGGAAGTTGGATCAGGTTGAAAGAGAGGCGGCAGACTTTCTAAAG GCGTCAAAGGCCAAATTACAGGAAACAATTGCACAAACTGAGGAAGACG
- the LOC132598738 gene encoding uncharacterized protein LOC132598738, producing the protein MTSRLTQNNTNGTHHHPQYYPQPSSFSSSKASFKGCCCCLFLLFSFLLLLIVAAILVIVLAVKPKKPQFDLQQVGVQYVGITRNPAAIATSSASVSLNIRMVFTAFNDNKVGIKYGQSRFTIMYRGIPLGRGTVPGFYQPAHSVKRVETTIVVDRVNLLQADAADLIRDAALNDRVELRVLGDVGAKIRIIGFTSPGVEVSVDCAIVISPRKQALTYKQCGFDGLSV; encoded by the exons ATGACCTCTAGATTAACCCAAAATAACACCAATGGCACACACCATCATCCTCAATATTACCCTCaaccttcttctttttcttcatctAAAGCTTCATTTAAAGGCTGTTGTTGTTGCCTTTTCCTCCTTTTTTCTTTCTTACTTCTCCTTATTGTCGCCGCTATTCTAGTAATAGTTCTTGCAGTGAAGCCCAAAAAACCACAGTTCGATCTTCAACAAGTTGGTGTTCAATATGTTGGAATTACCCGTAACCCAGCTGCCATAGCCACGTCATCCGCTTCTGTTTCGCTTAATATTCGAATGGTTTTTACTGCTTTTAATGATAATAAGGTTGGGATTAAGTACGGTCAATCGCGGTTTACTATTATGTACCGCGGGATTCCTTTGGGTCGGGGCACCGTACCCGGGTTTTACCAACCAGCTCATAGTGTTAAGCGGGTTGAAACTACTATTGTTGTGGATCGGGTTAACTTGCTCCAAGCTGACGCGGCAGATTTGATTCGTGACGCGGCATTGAATGATCGGGTCGAGTTACGGGTATTGGGTGATGTCGGGGCGAAGATTCGGATCATTGGGTTTACTTCACCCGGTGTGGAG GTATCAGTGGATTGTGCAATAGTGATCAGCCCAAGGAAACAGGCTCTCACATACAAGCAATGTGGATTTGATGGTCTAAGTGTATGA
- the LOC132598740 gene encoding COP9 signalosome complex subunit 8: MDTSLLNEALASNSYDKIADICDNLMLQSAAEGINFQDDWPYAIHLLGHIYNNDINSARFMWKKIPAAIKEARPEVVAVWKIGQKLWTRDYAGVHEAIREFTWSPEVQPIVASFAELYKKRMFELLLSAYSTISTQDAAHFLGMNENDATNYVLQQGWVLDSASQMLTVKKQAVVTEQKLDPSKLQRLTEYVFHLEH, translated from the exons ATGGATACCTCTCTACTCAACGAAGCCTTGGCCTCCAATTCCTACGACAAGATTGCTGATATTTGTGACAACCTCATGCTTCAG AGTGCCGCTGAGGGCATCAATTTTCAAGACGACTGGCCGTACGCGATTCACCTTCTAGGACATATTTACAACAATGACAT TAATAGTGCGCGATTTATGTGGAAGAAGATACCTGCAGCCATAAAGGAAGCCCGGCCCGAGGTGGTGGCAGTTTGGAAGATTGGGCAGAAGCTTTGGACAAGGGACTATGCTGGCGTGCACGAGGCTATTCGTGAATTCACCTGGAGTCCTGAGGTTCAGCCCATTGTAGCTTCCTTTGCAG AATTATACAAAAAAAGGATGTTTGAGCTCCTGCTTTCTGCTTATTCAACCATTAGCACACAAGATGCAGCTCACTTCCtgggaatgaatgaaaatgaTGCTACAAACT ATGTGCTGCAACAGGGCTGGGTGTTGGATTCAGCTTCTCAAATGCTTACTGTGAAGAAGCAGGCAGTTGTAACAGAACAGAAGTTAGACCCCAGTAAATTACAGCGCTTGACAGAATATGTGTTCCATCTTGAGCACTAA
- the LOC132598739 gene encoding large ribosomal subunit protein uL3-like produces the protein MSHRKFEHPRHGSLGFLPRKRAARHRGKVKAFPKDDPNKPCKLTAFLGYKAGMTHIVREVEKPGSKLHKKETCEAVTIIETPPMVIVGVVGYVKTPRGLRCLNTVWAQHLSEDIKRRFYKNWCKSKKKAFLKYSKKYETDEGKKDIQTQLEKLKKYACVIRVLAHTQIRKMKGLKQKKAHLMEIQVNGGTIAQKVDFAYGFFEKQVPVDAVFQKDEMIDIIGVTKGKGYEGVVTRWGVTRLPRKTHRGLRKVACIGAWHPARVSFTVARAGQNGYHHRTEMNKKVYKLGKVGQESHTALTDFDRTEKDITPMGGFAHYGVVKDDYLLIKGCCVGPKKRVVTLRQSLLNQTSRVALEEIKLKFIDTSSKFGHGRFQTTEEKQKFYGRLKA, from the exons ATGTCGCACAGGAAGTTCGAGCATCCAAGACACGGTTCTTTGGGATTTCTTCCCAGGAAGCGTGCTGCCAGACACAGAGGAAAGG TGAAGGCATTCCCAAAGGATGACCCAAACAAGCCTTGCAAGCTAACAGCCTTCCTGGGGTACAAGGCTGGAATGACTCACATTGTCAGAGAAGTGGAGAAGCCCGGATCAA AGCTCCACAAGAAAGAGACATGTGAAGCTGTTACCATCATTGAAACACCTCCAAtggtgattgttggtgttgttgggtaTGTGAAGACACCTCGTGGTCTTCGTTGCCTGAACACTGTCTGGGCACAGCATCTCAGTGAAGACATCAAGAGGAGGTTCTACAAGAACTGGTGCAAGTCCAAGAAGAAGGCCTTCCTGAAATACTCTAAGAAATATGAAACTGATGAAGGGAAGAAGGATATCCAAACACAGCTGGAGAAATTGAAGAAGTATGCTTGTGTCATCCGTGTGTTGGCTCACACTCAG ATAAGGAAGATGAAGGGTCTGAAACAGAAGAAAGCCCATTTGATGGAGATCCAGGTGAATGGTGGGACAATTGCTCAGAAGGTTGACTTCGCATATGGTTTCTTCGAGAAGCAGGTTCCAGTTGATGCTGTTTTCCAGAAGGATGAGATGATTGACATCATTGGTGTCACCAAGGGTAAGGGTTATGAAGGTGTTGTAACTCGTTGGGGTGTGACACGTCTTCCTCGTAAAACTCACAGGGGTCTTCGTAAGGTTGCTTGTATTGGTGCCTGGCATCCTGCTAGAGTTTCATTCACAGTTGCCCGTGCTGGTCAAAATGGATACCATCACCGTACTGAGATGAACAAGAAGGTTTACAAGCTTGGCAAGGTTGGACAAGAGTCCCACACGGCCTTAACTGATTTTGACAG GACCGAGAAAGACATTACTCCTATGGGTGGATTTGCTCATTATGGTGTGGTGAAGGATGATTACCTGTTGATCAAGGGATGCTGTGTTGGTCCTAAGAAGAGGGTTGTAACCCTTCGTCAATCCCTGCTCAACCAAACCTCTCGTGTTGCTCTCGAGGAGATTAAGCTGAAGTTCATCGACACATCTTCAAAGTTTGGACATGGTCGCTTCCAGACCACCGAAGAGAAGCAGAAATTCTATGGACGCCTGAAGGCTTAA
- the LOC132600161 gene encoding uncharacterized protein LOC132600161, whose protein sequence is MKDSDSVMESTMLSSNSIDLTIKPLDKTKEETYKEVTQNEICEEHNGSKKQKELDESFEEVIPQNQQQEDDNNGEFELNIVTSKDSLSDNVDDTLRETNIDGGLKLPVSEEKDENYYRLKQGIPRSTKFCSIINIYKRTNRLSSPEVEYNWSRPSTLENKKSKVHKEDKTGKDQEGTLEETLPDKQKQKAIYGEFESLGEDSLANNSKHSLTDNNADNTYDKIDEDCHVNEGIPKNTISNSLFILAKAISEDRNESNTRNDQKDVFEEELHEQQEEDINVEFEVNKVTCEDSLPDNTVCILNDNNANYGSKLLTRDERDGNYYVTQGIPRSKKFGSIINLYESTNRLSAVEDEYNWNLPTEEDPNMILSTKKDSSIITNKKNVGCKRKWRANQKGNGEKDATTSST, encoded by the exons ATGAAGGACTCGGATTCGGTGATG GAGAGTACAATGTTAAGTTCCAATAGTATTGACCTCACCATTAAG CCACTTGACAAAACTAAAGAGGAAACTTATAAAGAGGTGACACAAAATGAGATATGTGAAGAACATAACGGAAGCAAAAAGCAAAAGGAGCTAGATGAATCTTTCGAGGAAGTAAtacctcaaaatcaacaacaagaaGACGACAACAATG GTGAGTTTGAGCTCAATATTGTCACAAGTAAAGATAGTCTatcggataatgtagatgatacTCTAAGGGAAACTAACATTGATGGTGGCTTAAAACTTCCCGTAAGTGAAGAAAAAGATGAAAACTACTATCGCTTGAAACAAGGGATACCAAGGAGCACAAAATTCTGTTCCATTATTAACATTTACAAG CGTACGAATAGGCTCTCATCACCTGAAGTTGAATATAATTGGAGTCGCCCAAGTACTCTAGAGAACAAAAAATCTAAAGTACATAAAGAAGACAAAACAGGAAAAGATCAAGAGGGAACTTTGGAGGAGACACTCCCTGATAAACAAAAGCAAAAAGCTATCTATG GTGAGTTTGAGAGCCTTGGTGAAGATAGTCTGGCGAATAATTCTAAGCATAGCTTAACGGACAATAACGCTGATAATACATATGACAAAATAGATGAAGACTGCCATGTAAATGAGGGAATACCAAAGAATACGATATCTAATTCCCTTTTTATCCTCGCAAAG GCGATTTCTGAAGATCGCAACGAAAGCAACACGAGAAATGATCAAAAAGATGTTTTTGAGGAGGAACTACATGAACAACAAGAAGAAGACATCAATG TTGAGTTTGAGGTCAACAAAGTCACATGTGAAGATAGCCTCCCGGATAATACTGTTTGTATTTTAAATGACAATAACGCCAATTATGGCTCGAAACTTTTGACAAGAGACGAAAGAGATGGAAATTACTATGTCACACAAGGAATCCCGAGAAGTAAAAAATTTGGTTCCATCATTAACCTCTATGAG AGTACTAACAGACTCTCAGCAGTTGAAGATGAATATAATTGGAATCTTCCAACTGAGGAAGATCCAAATATGATCCTCTCGACAAAAAAAGATTCAAGTATCATAACAAATAAAAAGAATGTTGGTTGTAAGAGAAAATGGAGAGCAAACCAAAAGGGCAACGGAGAAAAGGATGCTACAACTTCTTCCACCTAG